Proteins encoded within one genomic window of Mycolicibacterium monacense:
- a CDS encoding NADH:flavin oxidoreductase → MDTQPDVFTPAKLGPVTLRNRIIKAATFEAATPNALVTDDLIHYHRLPAAGGVGMTTVAYCAVAPGGRTDGWQIWMRPEAIPGLRRLTDAVHAEGAAISAQIGHAGPVANSRTNKAKALAPVRFFNPLSMRFAKKATREDIAEVTAAHANAARLAIDSGFDAVEVHLGHNYLASSFLSPLINKRRDEFGGSLENRAKVARGVVRAVRDAVDKYGANQIAVTAKLNMTDGVRAGIPLEESLQTAKWLEEDGGLDALELTAGSSLVNPLYLFHGDAPVKEFAGAFKPPLSWGIRMTGKKFFREYPYREAFLLDKARKFRAELTMPLILLGGITNRETMDLAMAEGFEFVAMGRALLAEPDLINRIKADGGAHSVRSQCTHCNKCMATIYSHTHCVVTGAPDSLPVLG, encoded by the coding sequence ATGGACACCCAGCCCGATGTGTTCACCCCGGCCAAGCTCGGCCCGGTGACCCTGCGCAACCGCATCATCAAGGCCGCCACCTTCGAGGCTGCGACGCCGAACGCGCTGGTCACCGACGACCTCATCCACTATCACCGGTTGCCTGCGGCCGGCGGCGTCGGAATGACCACGGTCGCCTACTGCGCGGTGGCACCCGGCGGGCGCACCGACGGCTGGCAGATCTGGATGCGGCCCGAGGCGATTCCCGGCCTGCGCCGCCTCACCGACGCGGTGCACGCCGAAGGCGCGGCGATCAGCGCGCAGATCGGGCACGCAGGCCCGGTCGCCAACTCCCGCACCAACAAGGCCAAGGCGCTCGCGCCGGTACGGTTCTTCAACCCGCTGTCCATGCGGTTCGCCAAGAAGGCCACCCGCGAGGACATCGCCGAGGTCACCGCAGCGCACGCCAACGCCGCACGGCTGGCGATCGACTCCGGTTTCGACGCGGTCGAGGTGCACCTGGGCCACAACTACCTGGCCAGCTCGTTCCTGAGCCCGCTGATCAACAAGCGCAGGGACGAATTCGGCGGATCACTGGAGAACCGGGCCAAGGTCGCCCGCGGGGTGGTGCGCGCCGTCCGCGACGCCGTGGACAAGTACGGGGCCAACCAGATCGCGGTGACCGCGAAACTCAACATGACCGACGGTGTGCGCGCCGGCATCCCGCTCGAGGAGTCGCTGCAGACCGCCAAGTGGCTCGAGGAGGACGGCGGCCTCGACGCGCTGGAACTCACCGCGGGCAGTTCGCTGGTGAACCCGCTGTACCTGTTCCACGGCGACGCGCCGGTCAAGGAGTTCGCGGGTGCGTTCAAGCCGCCGCTGAGCTGGGGCATCCGGATGACCGGCAAGAAGTTCTTCCGCGAGTACCCCTACCGCGAGGCCTTCCTGCTGGACAAGGCCAGGAAGTTCCGCGCCGAACTCACCATGCCGCTGATCCTGTTGGGCGGCATCACCAACCGCGAGACCATGGACCTGGCGATGGCCGAGGGATTCGAGTTCGTCGCGATGGGCCGCGCCCTGCTCGCCGAACCCGACCTCATCAACCGGATCAAGGCCGACGGCGGTGCGCACAGCGTCCGATCTCAGTGCACGCACTGCAACAAGTGCATGGCGACGATCTACAGCCACACCCACTGTGTGGTGACCGGCGCGCCGGATTCGCTGCCCGTGCTGGGCTGA
- a CDS encoding class I SAM-dependent methyltransferase: MTDPSLSFGEQAAAYERGRPSYPPEAIDWLLPRGAHTVLDLGAGTGKLTTRLVERGLDVIAVDPIPEMLEVLTQSLPETPALLGTAEEIPLADDSVDAVLVAQAWHWFDPERAVKEVSRVLRPGGRLGLVWNTRDERLGWVKDLGNIIGHENDPFTDEVSLPGPFTGLERRHVEWTNYLTPQALIDLVASRSYCITSPADVRTRTLDRVRELLATHPALVNTTGLALPYVTVCIRATLA, encoded by the coding sequence GTGACCGATCCGTCTCTGTCGTTCGGCGAGCAGGCCGCGGCCTACGAGCGGGGCAGGCCGTCGTATCCGCCGGAGGCGATCGACTGGCTGCTCCCGCGTGGCGCGCACACCGTGCTCGATCTCGGCGCGGGCACCGGCAAGCTGACCACCCGACTGGTCGAACGCGGCCTGGACGTGATCGCCGTCGACCCCATCCCCGAGATGCTCGAGGTGCTGACCCAGTCGCTGCCCGAGACCCCGGCGCTGCTCGGCACGGCCGAGGAGATCCCGCTGGCCGACGACAGCGTCGACGCGGTGCTCGTCGCCCAGGCCTGGCACTGGTTCGACCCGGAGCGGGCCGTCAAGGAGGTCAGCCGCGTGCTGCGGCCGGGCGGGCGGCTCGGGCTGGTGTGGAACACCCGTGACGAAAGACTGGGCTGGGTCAAGGATCTCGGGAACATCATCGGCCACGAGAACGACCCGTTCACCGACGAGGTGTCGCTGCCCGGCCCGTTCACCGGCCTTGAGCGCCGCCACGTCGAGTGGACGAATTACCTGACGCCGCAGGCACTCATCGACCTGGTGGCCTCGCGCAGCTACTGCATCACCTCACCGGCCGATGTGCGCACCCGCACGCTCGACCGGGTCCGCGAACTGCTGGCCACCCACCCGGCGCTGGTCAACACGACCGGTCTGGCACTGCCCTACGTGACGGTCTGCATCCGGGCGACGCTGGCCTGA
- a CDS encoding bifunctional methylenetetrahydrofolate dehydrogenase/methenyltetrahydrofolate cyclohydrolase, which produces MGAITLDGKATRDEIFVDLKERVAALTEQGRTPGLGTVLVGDDPGSQAYVRGKHSDCAKVGINSIRRDLPADISQAELDATIDELNANPECTGYIVQLPLPKHLDENAALERIDPGKDADGLHPTNLGRLVLNEPAPLPCTPRGIVHLLRRYEVEIAGAHVVVIGRGVTVGRPLGLLLTRRSENATVTLCHTATRHLPQFTREADIIVAAAGVPHMVTAEMVRPGAAVIDVGVSRDDNGKLVGDVAPDVWEVAGHVSPNPGGVGPLTRAFLLTNVVERAEALARG; this is translated from the coding sequence GTGGGTGCGATAACGCTCGATGGGAAAGCCACGCGGGACGAGATCTTCGTCGACCTCAAGGAACGGGTGGCGGCGCTCACCGAACAGGGGCGTACACCGGGACTCGGCACCGTGCTGGTCGGTGACGATCCCGGTTCCCAGGCCTATGTGCGCGGTAAGCACTCCGACTGCGCGAAGGTCGGCATCAACTCGATCCGCCGTGACCTGCCCGCCGACATCAGCCAGGCCGAACTCGACGCGACGATCGACGAGCTCAACGCCAATCCCGAGTGCACCGGCTACATCGTGCAGCTGCCACTGCCCAAGCACCTGGACGAGAACGCGGCGCTCGAGCGCATCGACCCGGGCAAGGACGCCGACGGTCTGCATCCGACCAACCTGGGCCGGCTGGTGCTCAACGAGCCCGCACCGCTGCCGTGCACGCCGCGCGGGATCGTGCACCTGCTGCGCCGGTACGAGGTCGAGATCGCCGGTGCGCACGTCGTGGTGATCGGCCGCGGCGTGACGGTCGGGCGGCCACTCGGGCTGCTGCTGACCCGCCGCTCGGAGAACGCCACAGTCACCCTGTGCCACACCGCAACCCGGCATCTGCCGCAGTTCACCCGCGAGGCCGACATCATCGTCGCCGCGGCGGGGGTGCCGCACATGGTGACCGCCGAGATGGTGCGACCGGGTGCGGCGGTGATCGATGTCGGGGTCAGCCGCGACGACAACGGCAAGCTCGTCGGCGACGTCGCGCCCGACGTGTGGGAGGTGGCCGGACACGTGTCGCCCAACCCGGGTGGCGTGGGTCCGCTGACGCGGGCGTTCCTGCTGACCAACGTCGTCGAACGCGCCGAGGCTCTCGCGCGCGGGTGA
- a CDS encoding bifunctional o-acetylhomoserine/o-acetylserine sulfhydrylase — protein MSTPEDLIANWSFETKQVHAGQTPDAATNARALPIYQTTSYTFRDTDHAAALFGLAETGNIYTRIMNPTTDVVEQRIAALEGGVAALFLSSGQAAETFAILNIANAGDHIVSSPRLYGGTYNLFHYTLPKLGIDVSFVENPDDLDSWRAAVRPNTKAFFGETISNPQIDVLDIPNVAAVAHEAGVPLIVDNTIATPYLIQPLSHGADIVVHSATKYLGGHGNAIAGVIVDGGTFDWTNGKFPGFTTPDPSYHGVVFADLGAPAYALKARVQLLRDLGSAAAPFNAFLIAQGLETLSLRVERHVANAQKVAEYLAGHDDVLSVNYAGLPSSPWYELGQRLAPKGTGAVLAFELAGGVDAGKAFVNALTLHSHVANIGDVRSLVIHPASTTHAQLSPEEQLASGVTPGLVRLAVGIEGIDDILADLEQGFAAAKAIS, from the coding sequence ATGAGCACGCCAGAAGACCTGATCGCCAACTGGTCGTTCGAGACCAAGCAGGTTCACGCCGGCCAGACGCCCGACGCGGCGACCAACGCCCGCGCCCTGCCGATCTACCAGACCACCTCGTACACCTTCCGCGACACCGACCACGCCGCGGCGCTGTTCGGGCTGGCCGAGACCGGCAACATCTACACGCGGATCATGAACCCGACGACCGACGTCGTCGAACAGCGCATCGCCGCGCTCGAAGGTGGTGTGGCGGCGCTGTTCCTGTCGTCCGGACAGGCTGCGGAGACGTTCGCGATCCTCAACATCGCCAACGCGGGCGATCACATCGTGTCCTCCCCGCGCCTCTACGGCGGCACGTACAACCTGTTCCACTACACGCTGCCCAAACTCGGCATCGACGTCAGCTTCGTGGAGAACCCGGACGACCTCGACTCGTGGCGGGCCGCGGTGCGCCCCAACACCAAGGCGTTCTTCGGGGAGACCATCTCCAACCCGCAGATCGATGTGCTCGACATCCCCAACGTCGCCGCCGTCGCCCACGAGGCCGGTGTGCCGTTGATCGTCGACAACACCATCGCCACGCCGTACCTGATCCAGCCGTTGAGCCACGGCGCCGACATCGTCGTGCACTCGGCCACCAAGTACCTCGGCGGGCACGGCAACGCCATCGCCGGCGTGATCGTCGACGGCGGCACGTTCGACTGGACCAACGGGAAGTTCCCGGGTTTCACCACCCCGGATCCGAGCTACCACGGGGTGGTGTTCGCCGACCTCGGCGCACCGGCCTATGCGCTCAAGGCGCGTGTGCAGTTGCTGCGTGACCTCGGTTCGGCCGCCGCACCGTTCAACGCGTTCCTGATCGCCCAGGGTCTGGAGACGTTGAGCCTGCGCGTGGAACGGCATGTGGCCAACGCGCAGAAGGTCGCCGAGTACCTGGCCGGCCACGACGACGTGCTGTCGGTGAACTACGCCGGTCTGCCCAGCTCACCGTGGTACGAGCTCGGACAGCGGTTGGCGCCCAAGGGAACCGGCGCGGTGCTGGCGTTCGAGCTGGCCGGCGGCGTCGACGCGGGCAAGGCGTTCGTCAACGCGCTCACGCTGCACAGCCACGTCGCCAACATCGGCGACGTGCGCTCGCTGGTGATCCACCCGGCGTCGACCACGCACGCCCAGCTGAGCCCCGAGGAGCAACTGGCCAGCGGCGTCACCCCCGGCCTGGTGCGGCTGGCCGTCGGCATCGAGGGCATCGACGACATCCTCGCCGACCTCGAGCAGGGGTTCGCCGCTGCCAAGGCGATTTCCTGA
- the trpS gene encoding tryptophan--tRNA ligase, whose translation MNSPVETPPAVPRVVFSGVQPTSDSLHLGNALGAVTHWTALQDDYDAYFCVVDLHAITVPQDPETLRYRTLVTAAQYLALGIDPARSTVFVQSHVPAHTELAWVLGCFTGFGQASRMTQFKDKSQKQGADATTVGLFTYPVLMAADVLLYDTDLVPVGEDQRQHLELARDVAQRFNARFPDTFVIPEPMIPKATAKIYDLQDPTAKMSKSAGTDAGLITLLDDPKKTAKKIRSAVTDSEREIRFDREQKAGVSNLLTIQAAVTGTDVDVLVEAYQGRGYGDLKKDTADAVVEFVTPIKNRVDELLADPAELEGVLATGAERARDVTAKTLQRVYDRLGFLRSRA comes from the coding sequence ATGAACTCCCCAGTCGAGACCCCGCCCGCCGTGCCTCGTGTCGTCTTCTCGGGTGTGCAGCCCACCTCCGATTCGCTGCACCTGGGCAACGCGCTGGGAGCCGTCACGCACTGGACGGCCCTGCAGGACGACTACGACGCCTACTTCTGCGTCGTCGACCTACATGCGATCACCGTGCCGCAGGATCCCGAGACGCTGCGGTACCGCACGCTCGTCACCGCGGCGCAGTATCTGGCACTGGGCATCGACCCGGCGCGCAGCACGGTCTTCGTGCAGAGCCATGTGCCCGCCCACACCGAGTTGGCCTGGGTGCTCGGCTGTTTCACCGGTTTCGGCCAGGCGTCGCGGATGACCCAGTTCAAGGACAAGTCGCAGAAGCAGGGCGCGGACGCAACCACCGTCGGCCTGTTCACCTACCCGGTGCTGATGGCCGCCGACGTGCTGCTCTACGACACCGATCTGGTGCCCGTCGGTGAGGATCAGCGCCAGCACCTCGAACTCGCGCGCGACGTCGCCCAGCGGTTCAACGCGCGGTTCCCGGACACGTTCGTCATCCCCGAGCCGATGATCCCGAAGGCCACCGCGAAGATCTACGACCTGCAGGATCCGACGGCGAAGATGAGCAAGTCGGCGGGAACCGACGCGGGCCTGATCACCCTGCTCGACGATCCGAAGAAGACGGCCAAGAAGATCCGCTCGGCGGTCACCGACAGCGAGCGTGAGATCCGATTCGACCGTGAGCAGAAGGCGGGGGTGTCGAATCTGCTGACGATCCAGGCCGCGGTCACCGGCACCGACGTCGACGTGCTAGTCGAGGCGTACCAGGGCCGTGGGTACGGCGACCTGAAGAAGGACACCGCCGATGCGGTGGTCGAGTTCGTCACGCCGATCAAGAACCGGGTCGACGAACTGCTCGCCGATCCGGCCGAACTCGAGGGCGTGCTGGCGACGGGCGCCGAACGTGCGCGCGACGTGACTGCCAAGACGCTCCAGCGGGTATACGACCGGCTGGGATTCCTGCGCTCGCGGGCATGA
- a CDS encoding DUF3017 domain-containing protein has protein sequence MTVKDFARKVFAGQWPILVVGLIFVAAFALVIAGYWRRGALVLAIGVGVAAGLRISLTDERAGLLAVRSRAIDFATTSTVSAIMFYVAWTIDPLGTS, from the coding sequence GTGACCGTCAAGGACTTCGCCCGCAAGGTCTTCGCGGGGCAGTGGCCGATCCTGGTGGTCGGCCTGATCTTCGTGGCCGCGTTCGCCCTCGTGATCGCCGGTTACTGGCGCCGCGGCGCGCTGGTGCTCGCCATCGGCGTGGGAGTGGCTGCGGGGCTGCGCATTTCACTGACCGACGAGCGGGCCGGACTCCTCGCGGTGCGCAGCAGGGCCATCGACTTCGCCACGACCTCGACGGTCAGCGCGATCATGTTCTACGTCGCGTGGACCATCGACCCGCTCGGCACGAGCTAG
- the metX gene encoding homoserine O-acetyltransferase MetX produces MTISEIPAVPALDLPAEGETGVVDIGPLTLESGAVIDDVSIAVQRWGELSPNRDNVVMVLHALTGDSHVTGPAGPDHPTPGWWDGVAGPGAPIDTDRWCAVSTNVLGGCRGSTGPSSIAPDGRPYGSRFPAVTIRDQVTADLAALEALGITEVAAVVGGSMGGARALEWIVGHPATVRSALILAVGARATADQIGTQSTQVAAIKADPDWCGGDYHDTGRVPSTGLAIARRFAHLTYRGEVELDDRFGNHAQGDESPTDGGRYAVQSYLEYQGAKLVERFDAGTYVTLTDALSSHDVGRGRGGVRAALQGCRVPTIVGGVTSDRLYPLRLQQELAELLPGCTGLDVVDSVYGHDGFLVETEAVGKLIRRTLELAER; encoded by the coding sequence GTGACGATTTCAGAGATCCCGGCCGTGCCCGCGCTTGACCTGCCCGCCGAGGGTGAGACCGGCGTGGTCGACATCGGCCCGCTGACCCTGGAGAGCGGCGCGGTCATCGACGACGTGTCGATCGCCGTCCAGCGCTGGGGTGAGCTCTCCCCCAACCGCGACAACGTCGTGATGGTGCTGCATGCGCTCACCGGTGACTCGCACGTCACCGGACCGGCCGGCCCCGACCATCCCACCCCGGGCTGGTGGGACGGCGTCGCCGGACCGGGAGCCCCGATCGACACCGACCGCTGGTGCGCGGTGTCGACGAACGTCCTCGGTGGCTGCCGCGGGTCGACCGGCCCGTCGTCGATCGCCCCCGACGGCAGGCCGTACGGTTCGCGGTTCCCCGCGGTGACGATCCGGGACCAGGTCACCGCGGACCTCGCCGCGCTCGAGGCGCTGGGCATCACCGAGGTCGCCGCGGTGGTGGGCGGATCCATGGGCGGCGCGCGTGCGCTGGAGTGGATCGTCGGCCATCCGGCCACCGTGCGTTCGGCGCTGATCCTCGCCGTCGGCGCCCGCGCCACCGCCGACCAGATCGGCACGCAGAGCACCCAGGTCGCCGCGATCAAGGCCGATCCCGACTGGTGCGGCGGCGACTACCACGACACCGGTCGCGTGCCGTCGACCGGTCTGGCGATCGCCCGCCGCTTCGCCCACCTGACCTACCGCGGTGAAGTCGAACTCGACGACCGGTTCGGCAACCACGCCCAGGGTGACGAGAGCCCGACCGACGGCGGCCGGTACGCGGTGCAGAGTTATCTGGAGTACCAGGGCGCCAAGCTGGTCGAGCGGTTCGACGCAGGCACCTACGTCACGCTGACCGACGCGTTGTCGAGCCACGACGTGGGTCGCGGCCGCGGAGGCGTGCGCGCGGCGCTGCAGGGTTGCCGGGTGCCCACGATCGTCGGCGGCGTCACCTCCGACCGGCTCTACCCTCTGCGGCTGCAGCAGGAGTTGGCCGAACTGCTGCCCGGCTGTACCGGTCTGGACGTGGTCGATTCGGTCTACGGCCACGACGGGTTCCTGGTCGAGACGGAGGCCGTCGGCAAGCTCATCCGGCGCACACTGGAGCTGGCGGAGCGGTGA
- a CDS encoding NADP-dependent isocitrate dehydrogenase — MSAEQPTIIYTLTDEAPLLATYGFLPIIRTFAGAAGINVETSDISVAARILGEFNDRLPEDQRVPDNLAKLGELTQDPATNIIKLPNISASVPQLLAAIKELKAKGYDLPDYPGDPKTDEEKENRARYEKVLGSAVNPVLRQGNSDRRAPKAVKEYAKKHPHSMGEWSMASRTHVATMRHGDFYHGEKSMTIDRDRKVKMVLETKSGETIVLKPEVKLDEGDIIDSMFMSKKALCEFYEAQMQDAYETGVMFSLHVKATMMKVSHPIVFGHAVKVFYKDAFAKHQKLFDELGVNVNNGMSDLYSKIEALPASQREEIINDIHACHETRPELAMVDSARGITNFHSPSDVIVDASMPAMIRLGGKMYGADGRTKDTKAVNPESTFSRMYQEMINWCKTNGQFDPTTMGTVPNVGLMAQKAEEYGSHDKTFEIPEDGVANIVDIDTDEVLLTQNVEEGDIWRMPIVKDAPIRDWVKLAVTRARASGMTAVFWLDTERPHEAELRKKVKEYLKDHDTEGLHIQIMPQVWAMRYTLERVTRGQDTIAVTGNILRDYLTDLFPILELGTSAKMLSIVPLMAGGGMYETGAGGSAPKHVHQLIEENHLRWDSLGEFLALGACFEDLGRKTDNKRAALLGKTMDAAIGKLLDNDKGPSRKTGELDNRGSQFYLAMYWAQELAGQTEDKELAEHFAPLAEALVKNEETIVKELAAEQGKSVDIGGYYYPDSEKTTAVMRPSKTLNETLESASV, encoded by the coding sequence ATGAGCGCCGAGCAGCCGACCATCATCTACACGCTGACCGACGAGGCGCCGCTGCTGGCGACATACGGCTTCCTGCCGATCATCCGGACGTTCGCCGGAGCCGCGGGCATCAACGTCGAGACCAGTGACATCTCCGTGGCCGCGCGCATCCTCGGTGAGTTCAACGACCGTCTCCCCGAGGACCAGCGGGTGCCCGACAACCTGGCCAAGCTCGGCGAGCTGACGCAGGATCCGGCCACCAACATCATCAAGCTGCCCAACATCAGCGCCTCGGTCCCGCAGCTGCTGGCCGCGATCAAGGAGCTCAAGGCCAAGGGTTACGACCTGCCGGACTACCCCGGCGACCCGAAGACCGACGAGGAGAAAGAGAACCGCGCTCGCTACGAGAAGGTGCTCGGCAGCGCGGTCAACCCCGTTCTGCGTCAGGGCAATTCGGATCGGCGCGCCCCCAAGGCGGTCAAGGAGTACGCCAAGAAGCATCCGCACAGCATGGGGGAGTGGTCGATGGCCTCTCGCACCCACGTGGCGACCATGCGGCACGGCGACTTCTACCACGGCGAGAAGTCGATGACGATCGACCGTGACCGCAAGGTCAAGATGGTGCTCGAGACCAAAAGCGGCGAGACCATCGTCCTCAAGCCCGAGGTCAAGCTCGACGAGGGCGACATCATCGACAGCATGTTCATGAGCAAGAAGGCGCTCTGCGAGTTCTACGAAGCGCAGATGCAGGACGCCTACGAGACCGGCGTGATGTTCTCGCTGCACGTCAAGGCGACCATGATGAAGGTCAGCCACCCGATCGTGTTCGGCCACGCGGTCAAGGTGTTCTACAAGGATGCGTTCGCCAAGCACCAGAAGCTGTTCGACGAACTCGGCGTCAACGTCAACAACGGGATGTCCGACCTCTACAGCAAGATCGAGGCGCTGCCCGCCTCGCAGCGCGAGGAGATCATCAACGACATCCACGCCTGCCACGAGACCCGGCCCGAGCTGGCGATGGTCGACTCGGCGCGCGGCATCACCAACTTCCACTCACCCAGCGATGTCATCGTGGACGCGTCGATGCCGGCGATGATCCGGTTGGGCGGCAAGATGTACGGCGCCGACGGCCGCACCAAGGACACCAAGGCGGTCAACCCCGAGTCGACGTTCTCCCGGATGTACCAGGAGATGATCAACTGGTGTAAGACCAACGGCCAGTTCGACCCCACGACCATGGGCACCGTCCCCAACGTCGGCCTGATGGCGCAGAAGGCCGAGGAGTACGGCAGCCACGACAAGACGTTCGAGATCCCCGAGGACGGCGTCGCGAACATCGTCGACATCGACACCGACGAGGTGCTGCTGACCCAGAACGTCGAAGAGGGCGACATCTGGCGGATGCCGATCGTCAAGGACGCCCCGATCCGCGACTGGGTGAAGTTGGCGGTCACCCGGGCCCGCGCCTCGGGGATGACGGCGGTGTTCTGGCTCGACACCGAGCGTCCGCACGAGGCCGAGCTGCGCAAGAAGGTCAAGGAGTACCTGAAGGACCACGACACCGAGGGCCTTCACATCCAGATCATGCCGCAGGTGTGGGCGATGCGGTACACGCTCGAGCGGGTGACGCGCGGCCAGGACACCATCGCGGTGACCGGCAACATCCTGCGCGACTACCTCACCGACCTGTTCCCGATCCTGGAACTGGGCACCAGCGCCAAGATGCTGTCGATCGTCCCGCTGATGGCCGGCGGCGGTATGTACGAGACGGGTGCGGGCGGTTCGGCGCCCAAGCACGTCCACCAGCTGATCGAAGAGAACCACCTGCGGTGGGATTCGCTCGGCGAGTTCCTCGCGCTCGGCGCCTGCTTCGAGGATCTGGGCCGCAAGACCGACAACAAGCGGGCCGCGCTGCTCGGCAAGACGATGGACGCCGCGATCGGCAAGCTGCTCGACAACGACAAGGGCCCGTCGCGCAAGACCGGTGAACTCGACAACCGGGGCAGCCAGTTCTACCTCGCGATGTACTGGGCGCAGGAGCTCGCCGGGCAGACCGAGGACAAGGAGCTGGCCGAGCACTTCGCACCCCTGGCCGAGGCGCTGGTCAAGAACGAGGAGACCATCGTCAAGGAGCTCGCGGCCGAACAGGGCAAGTCGGTCGACATCGGCGGCTACTACTACCCGGACAGCGAGAAGACCACGGCCGTGATGCGGCCGAGCAAGACCCTCAACGAGACGTTGGAGTCCGCCTCGGTGTAG
- a CDS encoding alpha/beta fold hydrolase: MTERAPIHVGSGEPILLLHPFMMSQNVWKKVAPAIADTGRYEVYAPTMPGHNGGVKGRFFLDTAELADDMERRMDELGWETAHIVGNSLGGWVAFELERRGRARSLTGIAPAGGWHRWSPAKYEIVFKFVAGLPVYLVAKLLGERAARLPGARQLAFVAISAYPHGIDDDDLRDIIDDVTHCAAYYQLLVKALLMPGLMELTETGVPTKLVVCEKDRVLPHPRFVNHFRKHLPDETEFGHLDGVGHIPMFEAPDRVAKLIVDFVDQVAGSADHRAVPPAG; the protein is encoded by the coding sequence ATGACCGAACGCGCACCGATCCACGTCGGATCCGGCGAACCGATCCTGCTGCTGCACCCGTTCATGATGTCGCAGAACGTGTGGAAGAAGGTGGCGCCGGCGATCGCCGACACCGGCCGCTACGAGGTCTACGCGCCGACCATGCCGGGCCACAACGGCGGCGTCAAAGGACGATTCTTCCTCGACACCGCCGAACTGGCCGACGACATGGAACGCCGCATGGACGAGCTCGGCTGGGAGACCGCCCACATCGTCGGGAACTCGCTGGGCGGCTGGGTGGCCTTCGAGCTGGAGCGGCGCGGACGGGCCCGCTCGCTGACCGGTATCGCCCCGGCCGGCGGATGGCACCGGTGGTCGCCGGCCAAGTACGAGATCGTCTTCAAGTTCGTCGCAGGTCTGCCCGTCTACCTGGTCGCGAAGCTGCTCGGCGAACGCGCGGCGCGGCTGCCGGGGGCCCGGCAACTGGCCTTCGTCGCGATCAGCGCCTACCCGCACGGTATCGACGACGACGATCTGCGCGACATCATCGACGACGTCACCCACTGCGCCGCCTACTACCAGTTGCTGGTCAAGGCGCTGCTCATGCCGGGGTTGATGGAGCTCACGGAGACCGGCGTGCCGACCAAGCTGGTGGTCTGCGAGAAGGACCGGGTGCTGCCCCACCCCCGGTTCGTCAACCACTTCCGCAAACATCTGCCGGACGAGACCGAGTTCGGCCACCTCGACGGGGTCGGGCACATCCCGATGTTCGAGGCGCCCGACCGCGTCGCGAAGCTGATCGTCGACTTCGTGGACCAGGTGGCCGGCTCGGCCGATCACCGAGCCGTCCCGCCGGCGGGCTAG
- a CDS encoding exodeoxyribonuclease III produces the protein MIVSTINVNGIRAAVKQRSTENLGLLAWLKETSADVVCLQETRADDDQLADALAPALADGWHLASASPHLKGRNGVAVLSRHAVTEHRRMESEEFGDHGRYLEVDTGGLTVASVYVQTGEAETDRQLEKERFMAALATRMAEIRGTDAVVCGDWNIAHTENDIKNWKGNVKKSGFLPSERQWLTDLLGTGWVDVVRALHPDVAGPYSWWSWRGRAFDNDAGWRIDYQLASPSLAPRAHIARVERADAYALRWSDHAPVTVEYS, from the coding sequence GTGATAGTCAGCACCATCAACGTCAACGGCATCCGCGCCGCGGTCAAACAGCGGTCCACCGAGAACCTCGGGCTGCTGGCGTGGCTGAAGGAGACCAGCGCCGACGTGGTGTGCCTGCAGGAGACCCGAGCCGACGACGACCAACTCGCCGACGCACTGGCTCCCGCGCTGGCCGACGGCTGGCACCTCGCCTCGGCCAGCCCCCATCTGAAGGGCCGCAACGGGGTGGCGGTGCTGTCCCGGCACGCCGTCACCGAACACCGCCGGATGGAGTCCGAGGAGTTCGGCGACCACGGCCGCTACCTCGAGGTCGACACCGGCGGGTTGACCGTGGCGAGCGTCTACGTGCAGACCGGTGAGGCCGAGACCGACCGGCAGCTGGAGAAGGAACGGTTCATGGCCGCGCTCGCGACGCGGATGGCGGAGATCCGCGGTACCGACGCCGTGGTGTGCGGCGACTGGAACATCGCCCACACCGAGAACGACATCAAGAACTGGAAGGGCAACGTCAAGAAGTCCGGGTTCCTGCCGAGCGAACGCCAGTGGCTCACCGATCTCCTCGGCACCGGGTGGGTGGACGTCGTGCGCGCGCTGCACCCCGACGTCGCCGGGCCCTACAGCTGGTGGTCGTGGCGGGGGCGGGCGTTCGACAACGACGCCGGCTGGCGCATCGACTATCAGCTGGCCAGCCCGTCGCTCGCACCGCGGGCCCACATCGCCCGGGTCGAGCGGGCCGACGCCTACGCGCTGCGCTGGTCGGACCACGCACCGGTCACCGTCGAATACTCGTGA